A genomic window from Myotis daubentonii chromosome 4, mMyoDau2.1, whole genome shotgun sequence includes:
- the LOC132233516 gene encoding ubiquitin-conjugating enzyme E2 R2-like, whose translation MASSQKALMLELKSLQEEPVEGSRITPVDESDLYNWEVAIFGPPNTLYEGDYFKAHIKFPIDYPYSPPTFRFLTKMWHPNIYESGHVCISILHPPVDAPQSGQLNSERWNLTQNVRTILLSVISLLNEPNIFSAANADASVMFRKWRDSKGKDKEYAEIIRKQVSATKAEAEKDGVQVPTTLAEYCIKTKVPSNDNSSDWLYDDLYDLDIEDEEEEEDADCDDHDNSGNEES comes from the coding sequence atggccagctcccagaaGGCCCTGATGCTGGAGCTCAAGTCCCTGCAGGAGGAGCCGGTGGAGGGCTCCCGGATCACCCCGGTGGATGAGTCCGACCTCTACAACTGGGAGGTTGCCATCTTCGGACCTCCCAACACCCTCTACGAAGGCGACTACTTCAAGGCACATATTAAATTTCCTATTGACTACCCATATTCACCACCTACCTTCAGATTCTTGACCAAAATGTGGCACCCCAACATTTATGAGAGTGGACATGTATGCATTTCAATTCTTCATCCACCCGTAGATGCCCCACAGAGTGGTCAACTGAACTCCGAAAGGTGGAATCTTACTCAGAATGTCAGGACTATCCTGTTAAGTGTAATCTCATTGCTTAATGAGCCCAACATCTTCTCCGCAGCCAATGCGGATGCTTCAGTTATGTTCAGGAAATGGAGGGACAgtaaaggaaaagacaaagaatatgCTGAAATCATTAGAAAACAGGTTTCAGCCACTAAAGCCGAAGCAGAAAAGGATGGAGTACAAGTACCCACGACCCTGGCAGAATACTGCATCAAAACTAAAGTGCCTTCCAATGACAACAGCTCAGATTGGCTTTATGACGACTTGTACGACCTTGACAttgaggatgaagaggaggaggaagatgctgACTGTGATGACCATGATAATTCTGGGAATGAGGAGTCGTGA